The nucleotide sequence actagaaaaaccTTAAAAGTAACATTACTGTActtttttaatgtcattttaTTCCAGATCAGGTAAATTCTCATCATCAGAGTCAGTTTCCAAGTCATCAAACGAAGGTTTTTCTGCCTTCTGCCCAGGACCACCAGCTCCACCAAAGTTCTGGAGCATTTGCTCGAAATCATATGAATTATTTTCTTCAACTTCATCATCCTCATCATTCCATTTGTTGAAATCAATTTTCAGGTAATGCGGCTTTTTCTTGTCTTTTGTTAGCGTCGGCCAGAATGGACCATCTGTTTTTTCCTTCCGTAATATCATCTCCACACATCTGCCCTTATTTACAAAAACACTCTTTTCCGGAAGAACAGTGTCGTACAGTGCTATCGTTACCTCATGTAGTCTATTATCCGGCGCACCTTCACCTCTAAA is from Bombyx mori chromosome 6, ASM3026992v2 and encodes:
- the LOC692504 gene encoding p23-like protein gives rise to the protein MSSEISVPPPVLWAQRKEDVFLTFSVETKDPTIKIEKDSVYFRGEGAPDNRLHEVTIALYDTVLPEKSVFVNKGRCVEMILRKEKTDGPFWPTLTKDKKKPHYLKIDFNKWNDEDDEVEENNSYDFEQMLQNFGGAGGPGQKAEKPSFDDLETDSDDENLPDLE